Proteins found in one Malassezia vespertilionis chromosome 5, complete sequence genomic segment:
- the MNH1 gene encoding Protein mago nashi (COG:A; EggNog:ENOG503P00Z), translating to MSEFYVRYYMGHQGRHGHEFLEFEYDRGRLRYANNSNYRNDSLIRKEMWISPLMVQQLQEIVEESEVIKEDDAKWPKKNAFGRQELEVRLGKEHVSFETAKIGSLVDVQDSEDPEGLRVMYYLVQDLKALIFSLISFNFKIKPISV from the exons ATGTCGGAATTTTATGTGCGGTATTA CATGGGCCATCAAGGGCGACATGGACATGAGTTCCTAGAGTTTGAATATGACCGTGGGCGGTTGCGGTACGCGAACAACAGCAATTACCGCAACGATAGCCTGATTAGGAAAGAGa TGTGGATAAGCCCATTAATGGTTCAGCAACTACAGGAGATTGTAGAGGAGAGCGAGGTCATCAA AGAAGACGACGCAAAATGGCCCAAGAAAAACGCATTCGGTCGGCAAGAACTCGAGGTTCGACTTGGGAAAGAGCATGTCTCGTTTGAG ACCGCCAAGATAGGCTCGTTGGTGGACGTGCAGGACAGCGAAGACCCAGAAGGGCTACGCGTTATGTACTACCTGGTCCAAGATCTCAAGGCGCTCATATTCAGCTTGATCTCTTTCAACTTTAAAATCAAGCCCATCAGCGTGTAA
- the hsp10 gene encoding mitochondrial heat shock protein Hsp10 (BUSCO:EOG09265H9T; COG:O; EggNog:ENOG503P5D4) has protein sequence MPRGAANLQASTIRSIKSVVPLLDRVLVQRFKPETKTASGLFLPSSSASSPLPEASVIAAGPGAPDKDGRVNPPSVKAGDKILLPSWGGNQIKVGDEEYLLIRDSEILAKIEE, from the coding sequence ATGCCCCGCGGTGCCGCTAACTTACAGGCTTCTACTATTCGTTCCATCAAGTCCGTTGTACCACTCTTGGACCGTGTGTTGGTCCAGCGCTTCAAGCCTGAAACGAAGACCGCGTCCGGTCTCTTTTTGCCCTCGTCCTCCGCAAGTTCGCCACTGCCAGAGGCATCTGTGATTGCTGCAGGTCCTGGTGCGCCCGACAAGGATGGTAGAGTTAATCCTCCGAGTGTCAAGGCTGGTGACAAGATTCTTCTCCCTTCGTGGGGTGGCAACCAGATCAAAGTCGGCGACGAGGAGTACCTCTTGATTCGCGACAGCGAGATTCTCGCCAAGATTGAGGAGTAA
- the HSP60 gene encoding chaperonin (BUSCO:EOG09261J0P; COG:O; EggNog:ENOG503NY3W) codes for MSLLRASAKATRGQRALSSRWMSSSATVLQAKEVKFSNEGRAGMLNGVNLLANAVSVTLGPKGRNVIIEQPFGGPKITKDGVTVAKSITLSDKLENLGARLVQDVASKTNEVAGDGTTTATVLARAIYAEGVKNVAAGCNPMDLRRGSQAAVDAVIKFLEKNKREVTTSEEIAQVATISSNGDRHVGELIATAMEKVGKEGVITVKEGRTLEDEIEITEGMRFDRGYISPYFITDVKTQKVDFEKPMMLLSEKKISALADILPTLEIAAQSRRPLLIIAEDIEGEALAACILNKLRGQLQVCAVKAPGFGDNRKNILGDLAILTGAQVISDDFDMKLESISPNMLGTAGSVTVTKDDTIAMNGGGDKDAITARCEQIRSAMHDPSTSEYDRTKLQERLAKLSGGVAVIRVGGHSEVEVGEKKDRYDDALNATRAAVEEGIVPGGGTALLKSTAALDGVQTANFDQQIGVQIVRAALTRPTRQIVENAGEEGSVVVGKLLENPGEFSYGYDASTGQYKDLVQGGIVDPLKVVRTAVQDAAGVASLLTTSECCIVDAAEEKPAAPAMPGMGGMGGMGGMGGGMGF; via the coding sequence ATGTctcttttgcgcgcttctgcaAAGGCGACGCGTggccagcgtgcgctcAGTTCGCGTTGGATGTCGTCGTCGGCTACTGTGCTTCAGGCCAAGGAGGTTAAATTCTCCAACGAGGGTCGTGCCGGCATGCTCAATGGTGTAAACTTGCTGGCGAATGCCGTGAGCGTTACGCTCGGTCCCAAAGGCCGCAATGTGATCATTGAGCAGCCTTTTGGCGGCCCCAAGATTACCAAGGACGGTGTCACTGTTGCCAAGTCGATCACACTCTCTGACAAGCTTGAGAACCTAGGCGCCCGTCTTGTCCAGGACGTGGCGAGCAAGACTAACGAGGTTGCTGGCGATGGCACGACGACTGCCACCGTGCTTGCACGTGCTATCTATGCCGAGGGCGTCAAGAACGTGGCTGCAGGCTGCAACCCGATGGATCTTCGCCGTGGCAGCCAAGCTGCTGTGGATGCAGTGATTAAATTCCTCGAGAAGAACAAGCGCGAGGTGACCACTTCTGAGGAGATTGCGCAGGTAGCGACCATTTCTTCCAATGGCGACCGCCACGTCGGCGAGCTCATTGCGACGGCGATGGAGAAGGTCGGTAAAGAGGGTGTGATTACCGTCAAAGAGGGCCGCACCCTTGAGGACGAGATTGAAATCACCGAGGGCATGCGCTTTGACCGCGGCTACATCTCGCCCTACTTTATCACCGATGTCAAGACCCAAAAGGTTGACTTTGAGAAACCCATGATGCTCCTGAGCGAAAAGAAGATTTCGGCCCTTGCCGACATTCTTCCTACGCTTGagatcgccgcgcagagcCGCCGCCCGCTCCTCATTATTGCTGAGGACATTGAGGGTGAGGCACTGGCTGCATGCATCCTCAATAAGCTGCGTGGGCAGCTCCAGGTGTGTGCTGTCAAGGCCCCTGGCTTTGGTGACAACCGCAAGAACATTCTTGGCGACCTTGCCATTCTCACTGGCGCTCAGGTCATTTCGGATGACTTTGACATGAAGTTGGAGTCGATCTCGCCCAACATGCTTGGCACTGCCGGCAGCGTCACTGTCACTAAAGACGACACGATCGCCATGAACGGTGGTGGTGACAAAGACGCGATTactgcgcgctgcgagcaGATCCGCTCTGCGATGCACGACCCTTCCACCTCAGAGTACGACCGCACCAAGCTGCAGGAGCGTCTCGCCAAGCTCAGCGGTGGTGTCGCTGTCATCCGCGTCGGCGGCCACTCGGAAGTCGAGGTCGGCGAGAAGAAGGATCGCTACGACGATGCACTCAATGCCACCCGCGCTGCTGTCGAAGAAGGCATTGTTCCCGGTGGCGGTACTGCGCTTCTCAAGTcgaccgcggcgctcgacggTGTCCAAACGGCCAACTTTGACCAGCAGATTGGTGTGCAGATTGTCAGGGCTGCGCTTACGCGGCCGACGCGCCAAATTGTGGAGAACGCCGGGGAGGAAGGCTCTGTGGTCGTGGGCAAGCTCCTCGAGAACCCTGGCGAATTCAGCTACGGCTACGATGCCAGCACGGGTCAGTACAAGGACCTTGTCCAGGGCGGTATTGTAGACCCCCTCAAGGTGGTCAGGACTGCGGTCCAGGACGCCGCTGGTGTTGCCTCGCTCCTGACTACCTCGGAGTGCTGCATCGTGGATGCGGCTGAGGAGAAGCCTGCTGCTCCTGCGATGCccggcatgggcggcatgggcggcatgggcggcatgggcggcggcatgggctTTTAA
- the SMC2 gene encoding Structural maintenance of chromosomes protein 2 (EggNog:ENOG503NUZ3; COG:B; COG:D) has product MLAPCDGAMRIEELIIDGFKSGFDPSFNAITGLNGSGKSNILDAICFVLGLTNLSSVRASNIQDLIYKRGQAGVTKASVTIVFDNSDRERSPVSFENYASITVTRQIAMGGVSKYLINGHKATQQAVQNMFQSVQLNINNPNFLIMQGKITKVLNMKPAEILSMIEEAAGTRMFEERKERAFRTMTKKDQKVREISALLGEEITPKLDRLREEKRAFLEYQKASTELERLTRLDRAYEWQRLQNKFTESRTHGAEKLRQQLQESQERRDIYQRQLAAIDRELVQVRQRRDDELSKEGTEEGLLNRAKHMAHQLVEAVTHSEFCHTAHAEEQERVEKYTAALAAAEEALALDQQHFEKLHTDFDKSKREHDAAAACAADTDALLQSLLTGVSHDQSGSHGGFQGQLAKEREREAAAKSEAQQAKVRSQHVDRELCTKEPLAQKEGGKSAGLVRDLEAAQQEAREAHQMWKALRWDAARYDALHARRVELETKAETLRAERDMVQNRLPSALQFHYADPHSNFDRSQVRGLVASLITLDKDVYKYAPALEAVAGSRLYNVVVENEKVGSELLTKGQLRKRVTLIPLSQIQPSTADERRVAAAKRAAPNKVELALSLVGCEDQVRAALKYVFGQTLVCSDADTARRVTFDPNVRLKSVTMDGDTYDPAGRLSGGSKPSGGQSVLLRMQDLARLESALREVQVALAGTADEWARLEQARQQSSRAEEAYTLKKHQAALLQSQLDGGRAASLQAEVEACRATLAELAATIDAATARECRAAENAARLEREISELHTDKDAKVDKVRCEYKKQKDTLAKHALALKPQQTALRSAELALGQRQMDRDAAAESLQEARAALTQTAREVEGSAAHATELQVAVDESEALLAKARAAIHAFDDELDELESAGRAKRQLVSDLGIAIQKAEHELGRAEQVCATLGKELGALEAEHTWIDAEKTLFDQPGTVYEFAKHDMRDIRRQCAQLAEQHSGLRRRVNPKVMNMIDNVEKKEASLQHMLHTVLGDKRKIEHTISELDRYKCDALQTTFEQVDRDFGDIFGELLPGNHARLQPADGADLAQGLEVRVRLGPTWKQSLTELSGGQRSLIALSLIMSLLQFKPAPMYILDEIDAALDLSHTQHIGQLFRTRFKGSQFIVVSLKEGLFNNANVLFRARFRDGTSLVERIAQQGTARSSADKENAHANGASRGAPEGVFVFITTAGVVKPSVPLEAWNLCTNDVLLTDLLRCGSAGASYIIINWERSDRDQRKSKLIEQMYTVGTPSEALAKRIAELKDLSAKASHVVLYKTEQVAEGVSRHVVLLKDAGVRQSAIAPAPAQVPAPKSTNIHAALNNLAESAYNFALGGIAGSVGATLVYPIDLVKTRMQNQRTNVVGEPPLYKNSLDCAKKVFQNEGFLGFYSGLIPQLLGVAPEKAIKLTMNDLVRNLTKDDAGHVSFPCEILAGATAGGSQVVFTNPLEIVKIRLQVAGENSARENGRKTGALQIIRGLGLVGLYRGASACLLRDIPFSGIYFPLYAHLKENFSGSQSDSKLTFGQLTLAASLAGVPAAFLTTPADVIKTRLQVEARKGQLTYKGIADCFWQILKTESPRAFFKGSLARVLRSSPQFGATLVSYEYLKKMFPSPVSEGRSRADADVVRDEDFVTAMDALAIIRSMHAVART; this is encoded by the exons ATGCTTGCTCCGTGCGATGGCGCGATGCGGATTGAAGAGCTGATCATTGATGGGTTCAAAAG CGGCTTTGATCCCAGCTTCAATGCAATCACGGGCTTGAACGGCAGTGGCAAGAGCAACATTCTCGATGCGATTTGCTTTGTGTTGGGGCTAACGAACCTAagctcggtgcgcgcgtCAAACATACAGGATTTGATTTACAAGCGCGGACAGGCAGGCGTCACAAAAGCGTCCGTGACTATTGTATTCGATAATAGCGATCGAGAACGCTCGCCCGTCTCTTTTGAAAACTATGCGAGCATCACCGTTACGCGGCAGATTGCCATGGGTGGCGTCTCAAAATACCTCATCAATGGCCACAAAGCAACACAACAAGCCGTGCAGAACATGTTTCAAAGCGTGCAACTAAACATCAACAACCCCAACTTTTTAATCATGCAGGGCAAGATTACCAAAGTGCTCAATATGAAACCGGCAGAAATTTTATCCATGATCGAAGAGGCTGCAGGAACGCGCATGTTTGAGGaacgcaaagagcgcgcaTTTCGGACTATGACCAAGAAGGATCAAAAGGTGCGCGAAATCTCCGCGCTTCTGGGCGAGGAAATCACACCGAAACTTGACCGCTTGCGCGAAGagaagcgcgcgttttTAGAATACCAAAAAGCTTCGACAGAACTGGAGCGGCTCACGCGCCTGGATCGTGCTTACGAATGGCAGCGCCTACAGAACAAATTCACAGAGAGCCGTACACACGGCGCCGAAAagctgcggcagcagctgcaggaAAGCCAGGAACGCCGCGATATTTACCAACGGCAGCTTGCGGCTATTGATCGTGAACTCGTCCAAGTACGGCAACGacgcgacgacgagctAAGCAAGGAAGGCACTGAAGAAGGCTTGTTGAACCGCGCAAAGCACATGGCACACCAGCTTGTCGAGGCCGTCACGCACTCCGAATTTTGCCATACGGCACATGCCGAAGAGCAAGAGCGCGTCGAAAAATACACGGCAGCATTGGCCGCAGCAGAAGAAGCCCTTGCGCTGGACCAGCAGCATTTTGAAAAGCTGCACACAGACTTTGACaagagcaagcgcgagcacgatgcagcagcagcgtgtgcCGCCGACACCGACGCATTGCTTCAATCGCTACTCACAGGTGTTTCGCACGACCAGAGTGGTTCACATGGCGGCTTCCAAGGCCAGCTGGCCAAAGAACGAGAGCGGGAAGCAGCTGCCAAGTccgaagcgcagcaagccaAGGTCCGAAGTCAGCACGTAGACCGAGAGCTGTGCACAAAAGAGCCTTTGGCGCAAAAAGAAGGCGGCAAGAGCGCTGGTCTTGTGCGCGATCTCGAGGCAGCCCagcaagaggcgcgcgaagccCACCAAATGTGGAAAGCGCTCAGATGGGATGCAGCACGCTACGATGCGCttcacgcgcgccgcgtggagCTTGAAACTAAAGcagagacgctgcgcgctgaGCGTGATATGGTCCAGAATCGTCTTCCGTCCGCGCTGCAGTTCCACTATGCCGACCCCCACAGCAACTTTGATCGCTCGCAAGTCCGCGGCTTGGTTGCGAGTCTCATCACGCTTGACAAGGATGTGTACAAGTATGCGCCGGCACTGGAGGCAGTCGCTGGTTCGCGCCTCTACAATGTCGTGGTTGAGAACGAAAAAGTAGGGTCTGAGCTGCTTACCAAAGGGCAGCTTCGGAAGCGCGTCACGCTCATTCCTCTCAGCCAAATCCAGCCGTCGACCGCAGATGAgcgtcgcgtcgcagctgccaagcgtgctgcgccgaaTAAAGTCGAGCTTGCTTTGTCGCTAGTCGGCTGCGAAGACcaagtgcgcgctgcgctgaaATACGTATTTGGACAGACACTTGTGTGCAGCGATGCCGATACTGCGCGACGTGTTACTTTTGACCCCAACGTGCGCCTTAAGAGCGTGACTATGGATGGCGATACCTACGACCCCGCAGGCAGGCTCTCCGGCGGCTCGAAGCCAAGTGGCGGACAGAGTGTGCTGCTCCGCATGCAGGATTTAGCTCGGCTGGAaagtgcattgcgcgaggTCCAAGTGGCGCTCGCAGGCACCGCCGATGAATGGGCACGTCTGGAGCAGGCACGCCAGCAAAGTAGCCGCGCGGAAGAGGCGTACACACTCAAAAAACATcaagccgcgctgctgcagtcGCAACTCGACGGCggccgcgcagcttcttTACAAGCCGAAGTCgaagcgtgccgcgccacATTAGCAGAGCTTGCGGCGACGATCGACGCtgccacggcgcgcgagtgtcgcgctgcagagaatgctgcgcgactggagcgcgagatcAGCGAGCTGCACACGGACAAAGACGCCAAGGTGGACAAGGTGCGCTGCGAGTACAAAAAACAAAAAGACACACTGGCCAAGCACGCGTTGGCACTCAAGCCGCAGCAgactgcgctgcgcagcgctgaacttgcgcttggccagcgccaAATGGATCGTGATGCTGCTGCGGAGAGCttgcaagaagcgcgcgccgcactgacgcaaactgcgcgcgaAGTAGAGGGGAGTGCAGCCCATGCCACCGAGCTTCAAGTTGCGGTCGACGAgagcgaagcgctgcttgccaaggcgcgcgctgcgatccACGCGTTTGACGACGAGCTTGACGAGCTTGAGTCGGCGGGCAGGGCCAAACGCCAGCTCGTGTCGGACCTTGGCATTGCCATACAAAAAGCCGAGCACGAGCTGGGGCGCGCGGAGCAAGTTTGTGCGACGCTGGGCAAAGAGCTCGGTGCGCTCGAAGCGGAGCACACGTGGATCGACGCTGAAAAGACGCTCTTTGACCAGCCCGGCACTGTGTACGAATTTGCCAAGCATGATATGCGCGATATTCGCCGCCAGTGTGCACAGCTTGCGGAGCAGCATTCCGGTCTGCGCCGTCGCGTCAATCCCAAGGTGATGAACATGATTGACAATGTCGAGAAGAAGGAAGCTAGTCTGCAGCACATGCTGCACACTGTACTGGGTGACAAGCGCAAAATTGAGCACACCATCTCCGAGCTCGATCGGTACAagtgcgatgcgctgcagactACCTTTGAGCAGGTCGATCGCGATTTCGGCGACATTTTCGGCGAGCTTTTGCCGGGCAAtcacgcgcggctgcaGCCTGCAGACGGCGCGGACCTCGCCCAGGGTTTGGaggtgcgtgtgcgtctCGGTCCTACCTGGAAGCAGAGCCTCACGGAACTCAGCGGTGGCCAGCGGTCTTTAATTGCGCTCAGTTTGATCATGTCTTTGCTGCAGTTTAAGCCTGCGCCAATGTATATTCTCGATGAGATCGATGCCGCACTCGACCTATCGCACACGCAACATATTGGCCAGCTCTTCCGCACGCGGTTCAAAGGATCGCAGTTTATTGTGGTCTCGCTAAAGGAGGGGCTATTCAACAATGCAAATGTGCTTTTCCGCGCACGCTTCCGCGATGGAACTAGTTTGGTCGAGCGAATCGCACAGcaaggcacggcgcgctccagcgccgacAAGGAGAATGCGCACGCAAATGGCGCATCCCGAGGCGCTCCAG AGGGTGTTTTTGTATTTATTACCACTGCCGGTGTTGTCAAACCTAGCGTGCCCCTGGAAGCGTGGAATCTTTGCACCAACGATGTTCTTCTCACCGATCTTCTGCGATGCGGCTCCGCTGGCGCCAGCTACATCATCATCAACTGGGAACGGAGCGACCGAGATCAACGTAAAT CAAAGCTAATCGAACAGATGTACACTGTAGGCACACCTAGCGAAGCGCTTGCGAAACGCATCGCCGAGCTCAAGGACCTGTCCGCAAAGGCAAGTCATGTGGTGCTATACAAAACGGAGCAAGTGGCAGAAGGTGTCAGCCGCCACGTTGTACTGCTCAAGGACGCAGgcgtgcgccaaagcgccATCGCGCCCGCACCGGCACAAGTGCCTGCTCCGAAAAGCACGAACATCCATGCTGCGCTGAACAATCTGGCAGAGTCTGCATACAActtcgcgcttggcggTATTGCCGGAAGTGTTGGCGCAACACTCGTTTACCCAATTGACTTGGTCAAGACGCGCATGCAGAATCAGCG CACGAATGTGGTGGGAGAACCGCCCTTGTACAAAAACAGTCTGGATTGCGCCAAGAAAGTGTTCCAGAATGAAGGGTTCCTTGGATTCTACTCTGGTCTCATACCTCAACTTTTG GGTGTCGCGCCGGAAAAGGCCATCAAGCTCACGATGAACGATCTCGTGCGCAATCTGACCAAGGACGATGCGGGCCACGTCTCATTCCCTTGCGAGATTCTTGCCGGTGCCACCGCCGGTGGTAGTCAGGTTGTGTTTACCAATCCACTCGAGATTGTCAAGATCCGTCTGCAGGTCGCTGGTGAGAATTCTGCTCGCGAAAACGGGCGGAAAACGGGTGCGTTGCAGATTATCCGTGGCTTGGGCTTGGTCGGCCTttaccgcggcgcatctgcgTGTCTCTTGCGCGATATTCCGTTCAGCGGAATTTATTTCCCTCTTTACGCACACTTGAAAGAAAACTTTAGCGGAAGCCAGTCCGACTCGAAGCTCACCTTCGGCCAGCTTACGCtcgctgcatcgctggcCGGCGTGCCCGCCGCGTTCCTTACCACGCCCGCCGACGTGATAAAGACGCGCCTTCAAGTGGAAGCTCGCAAAGGCCAATTGACGTACAAAGGCATTGCCGACTGCTTTTGGCAGATTTTAAAGACGGAGTCTCCGAGGGCATTCTTCAAGGGCTCTCTTGCCCGTGTTTTGCGCTCATCGCCGCAGTTTGGTGCAACGCTGGTATCGTACGAGTACCTCAAGAAAATGTTCCCCTCGCCGGTGAGCGAAGGAAGGTCTAGAGCAGACGCCGATGTTGTCCGCGACGAGGATTTCGTCACGGCAATGGATGCATTGGCCATCATTCGCAGCATGCATGCCGTAGCAAGGACGTAG
- a CDS encoding uncharacterized protein (COG:L; TransMembrane:6 (o668-686i745-763o818-836i843-865o885-902i960-979o); MEROPS:MER0002635; EggNog:ENOG503NW9U), producing MAKQRTLESLFNGTQEEVPNKRVRVEEDEEKVAATETAAVVQSTVQRAQTHTNLKQGTPIPYSMLVDMFVKVEATTKRLEILQYVTSLFVDVIAHCTKNGDATEASANLLYAVYLCINRLCPDYEGLEIGIGEGLLVKAIAQSTGREIARIKKDLEAKGDLGLVALASRKNQPTMFHAQKLTLPFVFKQLKEIAKASGNKSQDKKLGIIKRLLAACAGDESKYLIRSLEGKLRIGLAEKTVLVALAHAVILAKLGEEAESVPKEELAAALESGTTIVKAVFSELPSYDLLIPALLEHSLDSLQERLRLTPGIPLKPMLAKPTKEIGEVLDRFEEKVFTCEFKYDGERAQVHGYPNKDGKLELRVFSRNSEDMSMKYPDLVVQVPHSLRDAVESFVLDAEAVAWESTAGDDENGTEGRLLPFQELSRRKRKDVRAEDIKVKVKLFAFDLLFLNGKPLLHKEMDERRALLMKHFQPVQCEFGYATHRDCTTVEEIQTFLDESVKSGCEGLMVKMLKGPDSTYEPSRRSINWLKIKKDYLSGTGDSLDLAVIGGYYGKGKRTNVYGAFLLACYDDEQEAYQSICKIGTGFSEADLEAHYNNLKPLEIETKKGYYDVGEAKPDVYFEPRVVWEVLTADLSLSPVYTAAKGMIDARGISLRFPRFIHSPAVPWKQLVTGLLWAVYLFELFISLRQYQLYAKPTPPKALVPYVSMETFQKSQAYGRDKARFSIISDACSHLFNLFMVSCDIYAWAWVWSGALLALFGAPQNELTQSAMWVIVTTAIREVESIPLSLYRNFVIEERHGFNKLTLSTYVADTIKEWVMGIIIGAPLTALLVAVIRWAGDYFVMYTVFLFTAIALFGNVIYPVLIQPLFNKLTPLPDGALRDRVMALALALNFPLKDLYVIDGSKRSGHSNAYFYGIIPGGNKHIVIYDTLIEKSTPEEIEAVLAHELGHWAHSDPSKLLVLMQANMVLMLSLFTLFIHNASLFRAFGFQLGVGTSNAPVTESYLPVLVGLELFQLVFNPTDAVLKFAINAFVRHIEYAADRFAANLARPFPTPSQLEAERLLKGDMSLSEKPDATVLDWVERLNKTDPVSGEIVVSEQAQYTELLGRSLVKLHIQNLSSMYHDPLYSAYHYSHPTLTERLIALDKIVSKAK from the exons ATGGCAAAGCAGCGTACGCTGGA ATCACTATTTAACGGAACGCAAGAGGAAGTGCCTAATAAGCGCGTGCGTGTTGAAGAAGATGAGGAAAAGGTGGCCGCTACAGAGACGGCAGCTGTGGTGCAAAGCAccgtgcagcgtgcacagacCCATACCAACTTAAAACAAGGCACCCCTATCCCGTATTCAATGCTCGTGGATATGTTTGTGAAGGTAGAAGCGACCACAAAACGTCTTGAAATTCTGCAGTATGTGACCAGTCTTTTTGTTGATGTGATTGCGCACTGCACAAAAAATGGCGACGCGACAGAGGCGAGTGCAAATTTGCTCTACGCTGTCTACCTGTGTATAAATCGACTGTGCCCTGACTATGAAGGCTTGGAGATTGGTATTGGCGAAGGTCTTTTGGTCAAAGCCATTGCTCAAAGCACGGGGCGCGAGATTGCGCGGATTAAGAAGGATTTGGAAGCTAAAGGCGATTTGGGTCTGGTCGCGCTGGCGTCCCGGAAGAATCAGCCTACAATGTTTCATGCACAGAAGCTTACGCTTCCGTTTGTCTTTAAGCAGCTGAAAGAAATTGCAAAGGCAAGCGGGAACAAGTCGCAGGACAAGAAACTCGGGATTATCAAGCGCCTTTTGGCGGCCTGTGCGGGCGATGAGAGCAAATACTTGATCCGCAGTCTCGAAGGGAAACTTCGGATTGGCCTTGCGGAAAAGACGGTGCTGGTTGCTCTAGCACATGCCGTGATTTTGGCGAAGCTTGGCGAGGAGGCCGAATCCGTGCCGAAAGAAGAgctggccgcggcgctggagagTGGCACGACGATTGTCAAGGCCGTGTTCAGCGAGCTTCCATCGTACGATCTTCTCATCCCTGCTTTGCTGGAGCACAGCTTGGATAGTCTGCAAGAGCGGCTGCGTCTCACGCCTGGTATTCCACTAAAACCAATGCTCGCAAAACCGACCAAGGAGATCGGAGAAGTGCTGGATCGCTTCGAAGAAAAAGTATTTACGTGCGAATTCAAGTATGATGGAGAGCGCGCACAGGTGCATGGCTATCCCAACAAGGATGGAAAACTGGAACTGCGTGTTTTTAGCAGAAACTCGGAGGACATGAGTATGAAATACCCGGATTTGGTCGTCCAAGTGCCACACAGTCTGCGTGATGCGGTAGAAAGCTTTGTGCTTGATGCAGAGGCTGTCGCATGGGAATCTACCGCTGGCGATGACGAGAATGGTACGGAAGGACGACTCCTTCCCTTCCAAGAGCTGAGCCGGAGGAAGCGGAAAGATGTCAGGGCGGAGGATATCAAGGTCAAAGTGAAGCTGTTTGCCTTTGATCTCCTGTTTTTGAATGGAAAGCCTCTTTTGCACAAGGAAATGGACGAACGTCGTGCATTGTTGATGAAGCATTTCCAGCCAGTGCAATGTGAGTTTGGGTATGCCACGCACCGAGACTGCACTACAGTCGAGGAAATACAAACTTTTTTGGACGAGAGTGTAAAGAGCGGGTGCGAAGGACTCATGGTCAAAATGCTTAAAGGCCCTGATTCAACCTATGAGCCCAGTCGTCGCTCCATCAATTGGCTGAAGATCAAGAAAGACTATCTCTCTGGTACAGGCGACAGCTTGGACCTTGCCGTGATTGGCGGCTATTACGGCAAAGGCAAGCGTACAAATGTCTATGGCGCGTTCCTTTTGGCATGCTACGATGATGAGCAGGAGGCATACCAGAGCATCTGCAAGATCGGCACGGGATTTTCTGAAGCCGACTTGGAAGCGCACTATAACAACCTCAAACCCCTGGAAATCGAGACTAAAAAGGGGTACTACGACGTCGGCGAGGCCAAACCGGACGTATACTTCGAACCAAGAGTGGTGTGGGAGGTCCTCACAGCGGACTTGTCATTGAG TCCTGTGTACACTGCTGCAAAAGGCATgatcgatgcgcgcggTATTTCGCTGCGCTTTCCCCGGTTTATTC ATTCACCTGCTGTGCCTTGGAAGCAACTTGTCACTGGCTTGTTATGGGCAGTTTATCTTTTTGAACTTTTTATTTCTCTCCGGCAGTACCAGCTGTATGCCAAGCCAACGCCGCCGAAAGCGCTCGTCCCGTACGTGTCGATGGAGACGTTTCAGAAAAGTCAGGCCTATGGACGGGACAAGGCACGGTTCTCAATTATCAGTGATGCCTGCTCGCACTTGTTCAATTTATTTATGGTGTCGTGTGACATCTATGCTTGGGCTTGGGTATGGAGCGGCGCCCTGTTGGCgctttttggcgcgccgcaaaatgAGCTGACCCAATCGGCGATGTGGGTGATTGTCACTACAGCAATTCGCGAAGTGGAATCCATTCCTCTGAGTTTATACCGCAACTTTGTTATTGAGGAGCGCCATGGTTTCAATAAGCTGACGCTATCAACGTATGTCGCCGATACGATCAAAGAATGGGTCATGGGCATTATTATTGGAGCACCGCTTACTGCATTGCTAGTCGCAGTGATACGATGGGCGGGTGACTATTTTGTCATGTACACCGTGTTTCTGTTTACCGCGATTGCGCTATTTGGTAATGTTATTTACCCCGTCCTTATTCAGCCGCTATTCAACAAGCTTACACCTCTTCCTgatggcgcgctgcgcgaccgTGTCATGGCGCTTGCACTTGCACTCAACTTTCCGCTCAAGGACTTGTATGTAATCGACGGAAGTAAGCGCAGTGGCCACTCAAATGCGTACTTCTACGGCATCATTCCAGGTGGAAATAAACATATTGTGATTTACGACACGTTAATCGAGAAGTCTACTCCAGAAGAGATTGAAGCTGTTCTGGCGCATGAATTAGGCCATTGGGCACACTCAGACCCTTCTAAACTGCTGGTATTGATGCAGGCCAACATGGTTTTGATGCTCAGTCTCTTCACCTTGTTTATTCACAATGCGTCCCTCTTCCGTGCTTTTGGATTCCAACTTGGCGTTGGTACGAGCAATGCGCCCGTCACAGAGTCGTATCTCCCTGTGCTTGTTGGCTTGGAGCTATTCCAGCTGGTGTTTAACCCGACCGATGCTGTGCTCAAGTTTGCGATTAACGCATTTGTGCGCCACATTGAGTATGCTGCGGATCGTTTTGCGGCAAACTTGGCACGCCCGTTCCCTACGCCATCGCAGCTAGAGGCTGAGCGGCTGTTGAAGGGTGATATGTCTCTTTCGGAAAAGCCCGACGCCACTGTGCTCGACTGGGTCGAACGATTGAACAAGACTGACCCCGTTTCAGGCGAAATTGTCGTCAGCGAACAGGCGCAGTATACCGAGCTTTTAGGCCGCTCCCTAGTC